Proteins encoded by one window of Polaribacter haliotis:
- a CDS encoding alpha/beta hydrolase, giving the protein MTHDTFNFSIYKTKFFGQYWKAKETKAVVVLVHGMGEHSTRYVHVAKKLTSNNYSVVAFDHFGHGKTEGKRGHNPNFEAVLESISKTIEKAKELFPNKPIFLYGHSMGGNAVINYTLKKQHSLKGVVATSPFLKLAFKPPAIKLFVGKILQNIIPSLTMGNELDVNAISREKREVEKYIEDPLIHAKISPNFSIKFIETGKWAIENAHQLKVPMFILHGKEDKIIDHKGSIDFSKNTKNATLKLFENGYHELHNDLCKEEMLTDIVNWLNSQI; this is encoded by the coding sequence ATGACACACGATACATTCAATTTTAGTATTTACAAGACCAAATTTTTTGGACAATATTGGAAAGCAAAAGAAACAAAAGCTGTAGTAGTTTTAGTACATGGAATGGGAGAACATTCCACTCGATATGTTCATGTTGCAAAAAAACTTACATCAAACAACTATTCTGTGGTTGCTTTCGATCATTTTGGTCATGGAAAAACCGAAGGAAAACGTGGGCATAACCCCAATTTTGAAGCTGTTTTAGAAAGTATTTCTAAAACCATAGAAAAGGCAAAAGAACTGTTTCCAAACAAACCTATTTTCTTGTATGGACATTCCATGGGTGGAAATGCAGTGATTAACTATACCTTAAAAAAACAACATTCTTTAAAAGGAGTTGTTGCTACAAGTCCGTTTTTAAAACTGGCATTTAAACCACCAGCAATAAAATTATTTGTTGGTAAAATACTTCAAAACATTATTCCTTCTTTAACAATGGGCAATGAACTGGATGTCAATGCAATTTCTAGAGAAAAAAGAGAGGTCGAAAAATATATAGAAGACCCTTTAATTCATGCTAAAATAAGTCCTAATTTTTCTATAAAATTTATTGAAACTGGAAAATGGGCGATTGAAAATGCGCATCAACTAAAAGTTCCAATGTTTATTTTACATGGAAAAGAAGATAAAATTATCGATCATAAAGGAAGCATAGACTTTTCTAAAAACACTAAAAACGCTACTTTAAAATTGTTCGAAAATGGATATCATGAATTGCATAACGATTTATGCAAAGAAGAAATGCTTACTGATATTGTAAATTGGTTGAATTCTCAAATTTAA
- a CDS encoding anthranilate synthase component I family protein, with protein MQRTIRTFSVENISNFKQNLLSWSQQFETAIWLDSNNYEQQYSSFDGALAVEEFTSIKTDYHQAFDKLKEYQTITKDYIFGYISYDVKNDVEQLSSKNFDGLDFADLFFFQPQKLLFIKGNTIEFHYLKMVDDEIESDFETIYQTELVEASSKTDIKIKLRIHKDEYHQKVTKVLEHIHRGDIYEANFCQEFYAENSTINPIEVYKHLNQISEPPFATFLKIEHQYALCASPERYIRKEGEKIISQPIKGTAKRLISAIDDAKIASDLSRDIKERAENVMIVDLVRNDLSKTAKKGSVKVEELCKVYSFKQVHQMISTVVSEIEKNMHPVEVLRSTFPMGSMTGAPKVSSMKIIENLEETKRGLYSGTVGYFTPEGDFDFNVIIRSILYNEEKKYISYSVGGAITAKSSPEKEYEECLLKAKAMRFALLNS; from the coding sequence ATGCAAAGAACCATTCGTACTTTTTCTGTTGAGAATATTTCTAATTTCAAACAAAACCTTTTGTCTTGGAGTCAGCAATTTGAAACCGCAATTTGGTTAGACTCCAACAATTACGAACAACAATATTCTAGTTTCGATGGTGCATTGGCTGTAGAAGAATTTACTTCCATAAAAACGGATTATCATCAAGCTTTCGATAAATTAAAAGAATACCAAACCATTACCAAAGATTATATTTTCGGATATATCTCTTACGATGTAAAAAACGACGTAGAACAACTTTCTTCGAAAAATTTCGACGGTTTAGACTTTGCTGATTTGTTTTTTTTTCAGCCTCAAAAACTCCTATTTATCAAAGGAAATACCATTGAATTTCATTATTTAAAAATGGTAGATGATGAGATTGAAAGCGATTTTGAAACTATTTATCAAACTGAGCTTGTCGAAGCTTCTTCTAAAACCGACATTAAAATAAAACTAAGAATTCACAAAGACGAATACCACCAAAAAGTCACCAAAGTTTTAGAGCATATTCACAGAGGAGATATTTACGAAGCCAATTTTTGTCAGGAATTTTATGCAGAAAATTCAACCATAAATCCCATAGAAGTTTACAAACATTTAAACCAAATTTCAGAACCACCTTTTGCTACTTTTTTAAAAATTGAGCATCAATATGCATTGTGCGCTTCTCCTGAGAGATACATTCGAAAAGAAGGCGAAAAAATTATTTCGCAACCAATAAAAGGAACTGCAAAAAGATTAATAAGTGCAATTGACGATGCCAAAATTGCATCCGATTTATCGAGAGATATTAAAGAACGTGCAGAAAATGTAATGATTGTCGATTTAGTAAGAAATGACCTATCTAAAACCGCCAAAAAAGGAAGCGTAAAAGTCGAAGAATTGTGCAAAGTATATTCTTTTAAACAAGTGCATCAAATGATTTCTACTGTGGTTTCCGAAATCGAAAAAAACATGCATCCTGTAGAAGTTTTAAGAAGTACTTTTCCAATGGGAAGTATGACTGGCGCTCCAAAAGTTTCTTCGATGAAAATTATCGAAAACTTGGAAGAAACCAAACGTGGACTCTATTCTGGGACTGTTGGTTATTTCACGCCAGAAGGCGATTTCGACTTTAATGTAATCATTCGAAGCATATTATATAACGAAGAAAAAAAGTATATTTCCTATTCAGTTGGTGGCGCAATTACTGCAAAATCTAGCCCTGAAAAGGAATATGAAGAGTGTTTATTAAAGGCAAAAGCAATGCGTTTCGCTTTGTTGAATTCTTAG
- the lpdA gene encoding dihydrolipoyl dehydrogenase produces the protein MKYDIIVIGSGPGGYIAGIRASQLGKKVAIIEKYSTLGGTCTNVGCIPSKALLDSSHHYYDAVNHFEDHGISVEKPTFDFGKMVDRKAKIVETTTGGIKYLMDKNNIDVFEGLGSFEDATHVKVTKNDGSSEVIEGTNIIIATGSKPSTLPFITLDKERIITSTEALKLPEVPKHLVVIGGGVIGLELGSVYKRLGADVTVVEYAAKITPTMDADVSKELQKVLKKQGVKFAVSHGVTAVERNGNEVTVKANNKKGEEVTFTGDYCLVAVGRKAYTTGLGLEKVGVEVNERGQVSVNDHLQTNVSNIYAIGDVVKGAMLAHKAEEEGVVVAEYLAGEKPHIDYNLIPGIIYTWPEVAAVGKTEQELKDAGVVYKAGKFSMRALGRSRASGDLDGFVKVLADKNTDEILGVHMVGARVADLIMEAAVAMEYRASAEDLARICHGHPTYSEAVKEAAKAAWDGKPLNA, from the coding sequence ATGAAATACGATATTATTGTAATTGGTTCTGGTCCTGGAGGATATATTGCTGGAATTAGAGCTTCTCAATTAGGTAAAAAAGTAGCAATTATAGAAAAATATTCAACTTTAGGAGGAACCTGTACCAACGTAGGTTGTATTCCTTCTAAAGCTTTATTAGACTCTTCTCACCATTATTATGATGCCGTAAATCATTTCGAAGATCATGGTATTTCTGTTGAAAAACCAACTTTCGACTTTGGTAAAATGGTTGACAGAAAAGCTAAAATTGTAGAAACAACTACTGGTGGTATTAAATACTTAATGGACAAAAACAATATTGATGTTTTTGAAGGTTTAGGTTCTTTTGAAGATGCTACACACGTAAAAGTAACAAAAAACGATGGTTCTTCTGAAGTAATTGAAGGAACTAATATTATTATAGCTACAGGTTCTAAACCTTCTACTTTACCTTTTATTACTTTAGATAAAGAAAGAATAATAACTTCTACAGAAGCATTAAAATTACCAGAAGTACCAAAACATTTAGTTGTAATTGGTGGTGGTGTAATTGGTTTAGAGTTAGGTTCTGTTTACAAACGTTTAGGTGCAGATGTTACAGTTGTAGAATATGCCGCAAAAATTACACCTACTATGGATGCTGATGTTTCCAAAGAACTTCAAAAAGTTTTAAAGAAGCAAGGAGTTAAATTTGCAGTTAGTCATGGTGTTACAGCTGTAGAAAGAAATGGAAATGAAGTTACTGTAAAAGCAAATAATAAAAAAGGCGAAGAAGTTACATTTACCGGAGATTATTGTTTAGTTGCTGTTGGTAGAAAAGCATATACTACTGGTTTAGGTTTAGAAAAAGTGGGTGTAGAAGTTAATGAACGTGGGCAAGTTTCTGTAAACGATCATTTACAAACCAATGTTTCTAATATATACGCAATTGGAGATGTTGTTAAAGGTGCAATGTTAGCACACAAAGCTGAAGAAGAAGGTGTAGTCGTTGCAGAATATTTAGCTGGCGAAAAACCGCATATAGATTACAATTTAATTCCTGGTATTATTTACACATGGCCAGAAGTTGCCGCTGTTGGTAAAACAGAACAAGAACTAAAAGATGCTGGAGTAGTTTACAAGGCTGGTAAATTTTCTATGAGAGCTTTAGGAAGATCTAGAGCTAGTGGAGATTTAGATGGTTTTGTAAAGGTTTTAGCAGATAAAAATACAGATGAAATTTTAGGAGTTCACATGGTTGGTGCACGTGTTGCAGATTTAATTATGGAAGCTGCAGTTGCAATGGAATACAGAGCATCTGCAGAAGATTTGGCAAGAATTTGTCATGGTCACCCAACCTATTCTGAAGCTGTAAAAGAAGCTGCAAAAGCGGCTTGGGATGGAAAACCTTTAAATGCATAA
- a CDS encoding heme-binding domain-containing protein, with product MKILKKVLVFLLIVLVISQFFGPEKNDGDLASVSTFLQETNPPEDVKKILETTCFDCHSNKTTYPWYNNITPVNYWLEDHIKNGKKHLNFSKWSEYSLKRKEHKMDELHEEVEKGEMPLESYTYTHSDADLTPEQIATVVAWGKKVQADYKLQMQAK from the coding sequence ATGAAGATTCTAAAAAAAGTACTTGTTTTCTTGTTAATTGTTCTTGTAATTTCTCAGTTTTTTGGGCCGGAAAAAAATGATGGCGATTTAGCTTCTGTATCTACTTTTCTACAAGAAACAAATCCGCCAGAAGATGTAAAGAAAATATTAGAAACTACTTGTTTCGATTGTCATAGCAACAAAACAACTTATCCATGGTACAATAATATTACACCTGTAAATTATTGGTTAGAAGACCATATTAAAAATGGTAAAAAACATTTAAACTTTTCTAAATGGAGCGAATATTCTCTAAAAAGAAAAGAGCATAAAATGGATGAGTTACATGAAGAAGTAGAAAAAGGAGAAATGCCTTTAGAGTCTTATACATACACACATTCAGATGCGGATTTAACACCAGAACAAATTGCAACAGTTGTTGCTTGGGGTAAAAAAGTACAGGCAGATTATAAACTTCAAATGCAAGCTAAATAA
- a CDS encoding glycosyltransferase, with translation MQKKSLLIIGYVWVEPNSSAAGKRMLQLINQFLERDYKITFASPSIKSEKAIDLKSLGIDEISIELNNVSFDIFIRELQPEIVLFDRFMMEEQFGWRVAENCAKAIRILDTEDLHCLRKTREIYLKKGVDFSIDELLKQDITKREIAAILRCDLSLIISTFEMELLKNTFKIDASILMYLPFLFDEIDENHQNKWKNFEEREHFIFIGNFFHKPNVDAVLTLKNEVWAEIRKQLPKSELHIYGAYINQQIEQLHNKKEGFIIKGFAENANEVVGNAKVVLAPINFGAGIKGKLTEAMLCGTPSVTTSIGVEGMAEDLYWNGFVEDNFTEFSKKAIILYLEKETWKIAQNNGVNIINNIYTKEKNGQLFFNKVEEIQHYLENHRTNNFIGSLLQHQTLQATKYMSKWIEAKNA, from the coding sequence TTGCAAAAAAAATCGCTTTTAATAATTGGTTACGTTTGGGTAGAACCCAATTCTTCTGCAGCAGGAAAGAGAATGTTGCAGTTAATCAATCAATTTTTAGAACGAGATTATAAAATTACCTTTGCTTCACCCTCTATAAAAAGTGAAAAAGCAATCGATTTAAAATCTTTGGGAATTGATGAAATTTCTATTGAATTAAATAATGTTTCTTTCGACATTTTTATAAGAGAATTGCAACCAGAAATTGTGTTGTTCGATCGATTTATGATGGAAGAACAATTTGGTTGGCGAGTTGCAGAAAACTGTGCAAAAGCAATCCGAATTTTAGATACAGAAGATTTACATTGTCTGCGAAAAACAAGAGAAATCTACTTAAAAAAGGGTGTAGATTTTTCTATTGACGAACTACTAAAACAAGACATCACAAAAAGAGAAATTGCGGCTATTTTAAGATGCGATTTGTCTTTAATTATTTCCACTTTCGAAATGGAATTGTTGAAAAACACTTTCAAAATAGATGCTTCAATTTTAATGTATTTGCCTTTTTTGTTTGATGAAATTGATGAAAATCATCAAAATAAATGGAAAAATTTTGAAGAAAGAGAACACTTTATTTTTATAGGAAATTTCTTCCACAAGCCAAATGTAGATGCTGTTTTAACTTTAAAAAATGAAGTTTGGGCAGAAATTAGAAAACAATTACCAAAATCGGAATTGCATATTTATGGTGCTTATATAAATCAGCAAATAGAGCAACTTCACAATAAAAAAGAAGGTTTTATAATTAAAGGTTTTGCAGAAAATGCAAATGAAGTTGTTGGAAATGCAAAAGTAGTTTTAGCACCTATTAATTTTGGAGCAGGAATTAAAGGGAAATTAACAGAAGCAATGCTTTGTGGAACGCCAAGTGTAACGACTTCAATTGGAGTAGAAGGGATGGCTGAAGATTTGTATTGGAATGGTTTTGTTGAAGATAATTTTACTGAGTTTTCTAAAAAAGCCATTATATTATATTTAGAGAAAGAAACTTGGAAAATTGCTCAAAATAATGGAGTAAACATCATCAACAATATTTACACCAAAGAAAAAAACGGACAATTATTTTTCAATAAAGTTGAAGAAATTCAACATTATTTAGAAAACCATAGAACAAATAATTTTATAGGAAGTTTGTTGCAACATCAAACTTTGCAGGCTACAAAATATATGAGTAAATGGATTGAGGCGAAAAATGCGTAG
- a CDS encoding carboxypeptidase-like regulatory domain-containing protein — protein MKHKILLLFIFISNCMFAQITITGTVYDKNGPLEGTAVYFNNTMVGTTTNENGEFSIKAKEGQYELIVSYLGYKTINYPLKTSTYKNPLKFTLLEDENMLSEIVIRKTVYDDEWKHSLIRFKQEFIGQTELAEDCKILNPKVLHFEYDAKNNILTAIAREPLEIKHKKLGYKITFDLESFIINKNYVTYLGYSRYENLKGSKRKQRKWKENRLKAYNGSFTHFYQSLIKNTTYKDGFIVHQFKRVLNPERPTEKQIKNARELVKLNRSRINFSKKIEEPKTSLDTALVVLRKARLPKSKDYLYKSKVPVNEIITKENGAYFLSFENNISVVYTKELEEKAYILRKAFSKPRKALPQTSSVIPLERPIEIDRNGLMVNPLNVYYEGYWSYEKFANSLPLDYERGK, from the coding sequence ATGAAACATAAAATCCTACTTTTATTCATATTCATCTCCAATTGTATGTTCGCACAAATTACAATTACAGGAACTGTGTATGATAAAAACGGGCCTTTAGAAGGAACTGCAGTGTATTTTAACAATACAATGGTTGGCACAACTACAAATGAAAATGGTGAATTTTCTATAAAAGCTAAGGAAGGACAATATGAATTAATTGTTTCTTATTTGGGCTATAAAACCATAAATTATCCTTTAAAAACATCAACATATAAAAACCCTTTAAAGTTTACTTTGTTGGAAGATGAAAATATGCTGAGTGAAATTGTAATTCGTAAAACGGTTTATGATGATGAATGGAAACACAGCCTTATTCGTTTTAAACAAGAATTTATTGGACAAACAGAATTGGCTGAAGATTGCAAAATCTTAAATCCGAAAGTGTTGCATTTTGAGTATGATGCAAAAAACAATATTCTTACGGCTATTGCTAGAGAACCTTTAGAAATTAAACATAAAAAATTAGGCTATAAAATAACGTTCGATTTAGAAAGTTTTATCATTAATAAAAATTATGTAACCTATTTAGGCTATTCTCGATACGAAAATTTAAAAGGCAGTAAAAGGAAACAGCGCAAATGGAAAGAAAACAGATTAAAAGCGTACAATGGTTCTTTTACACATTTTTATCAATCTTTAATAAAAAATACGACGTACAAAGATGGTTTTATTGTGCATCAATTTAAAAGAGTCTTAAACCCAGAAAGACCAACTGAAAAACAAATTAAAAACGCAAGAGAATTGGTAAAATTAAATCGTTCTCGAATCAATTTTTCTAAGAAAATCGAAGAACCAAAAACTAGTTTAGATACTGCTTTAGTGGTTTTAAGAAAAGCCAGATTACCAAAATCTAAAGATTATTTATACAAATCTAAAGTTCCAGTAAACGAAATAATTACCAAAGAAAATGGAGCTTATTTTTTGAGTTTCGAGAATAATATTAGTGTTGTTTACACAAAAGAATTAGAAGAAAAAGCCTATATTTTAAGAAAAGCTTTTAGCAAACCTAGAAAAGCATTGCCACAAACCTCTTCTGTAATTCCTTTAGAAAGACCTATTGAAATAGACAGAAATGGACTTATGGTAAACCCACTAAATGTTTATTACGAAGGTTATTGGTCTTATGAAAAATTTGCAAATTCTTTGCCTTTGGATTATGAACGTGGAAAATAA
- a CDS encoding M3 family metallopeptidase, whose protein sequence is MNPLLQDFNTAPFSKIANKHYKPAIKKAIEIAKEEIHKIVENTEKPTFENTTVALDFTGEKLNRITSIFFNLNSAETNDEIQKIAQEVSPWLSEFRNDITLNEALFKKVKEVFDTKESLNLTPEQEMLLDKQYKSFARNGANLNESDKTELRKIDTQLSKLSLKFGENVLAETNAFEMHLTDENDLAGLPDSTKEAAKQLANEKEKEGWIFTLDYPSYIPFMTYADNRELRKKLAIVAGKKGFQDNKNNNEQVVLDIVNLRHKRANLLGYKTHAHFVLEERMAETPEKVIDFSNELLEKAKPAATKEFENLEKYAKKLDGIDQLQKWDGAYYSEKLKKEIFDLDQELLKPYFKLENVIDGVFEIASRLYDLKFDEVSTIDKYHEDVKTYNVTDTDGNFISVFYADFHPRKGKRNGAWMTSYKSQQVKNGVNERPHVSIVCNFTKPTPTKPSLLTFNEVTTLFHEFGHALHGMLANTTYNSLSGTSVSWDFVELPSQVLENWCYEKEALELFAKHYETGEVIPMKYVEKIKESASFHEGMQTLRQLSFGLLDMSWHSQNPSEIKTVKDFENEAFANTKLYPDVPENVMSTAFSHIFQGGYSAGYYSYKWAEVLDADAFEYFLEEGIFNKEVATKFKENVLSKGGTEKPMILYKRFRGKEPKPDALLKRAGLL, encoded by the coding sequence ATGAATCCACTTTTACAAGATTTTAATACAGCTCCTTTTTCTAAAATCGCAAACAAACACTACAAACCAGCTATAAAAAAAGCAATAGAAATTGCTAAAGAAGAAATACATAAAATTGTAGAAAATACAGAAAAACCAACGTTTGAAAATACAACAGTTGCTTTAGATTTTACTGGTGAAAAATTAAACAGAATTACCAGTATTTTTTTTAATTTGAATTCTGCAGAAACAAATGACGAAATTCAGAAAATAGCACAAGAAGTTTCTCCTTGGTTAAGCGAATTTAGAAACGACATAACTCTAAATGAAGCTTTATTTAAAAAGGTAAAAGAAGTTTTTGATACTAAAGAGAGTTTAAATTTGACTCCAGAGCAAGAAATGTTGTTGGATAAACAATATAAAAGTTTTGCAAGAAATGGTGCGAACTTAAACGAAAGTGATAAAACCGAGTTAAGAAAAATAGATACTCAATTATCTAAATTATCTTTAAAGTTTGGTGAAAATGTATTGGCTGAAACCAATGCTTTTGAAATGCATTTAACTGATGAAAACGATCTTGCTGGTTTGCCTGATTCTACAAAAGAAGCTGCAAAACAACTGGCAAACGAAAAGGAAAAAGAAGGTTGGATTTTCACTTTAGATTACCCAAGTTACATTCCCTTTATGACCTATGCAGATAATAGAGAATTAAGAAAAAAGTTGGCAATTGTAGCTGGTAAAAAGGGATTTCAAGATAATAAAAACAATAACGAACAAGTTGTTTTAGATATCGTGAACCTTCGTCATAAAAGAGCCAATTTATTAGGTTATAAAACACATGCTCATTTTGTATTGGAAGAAAGAATGGCAGAAACTCCTGAAAAAGTAATCGATTTTTCGAATGAATTGTTAGAAAAAGCAAAACCTGCTGCTACAAAAGAATTTGAAAATTTAGAGAAATACGCTAAAAAACTAGATGGAATAGACCAACTTCAAAAATGGGATGGCGCATATTATTCAGAAAAACTAAAAAAGGAAATTTTTGATTTAGACCAAGAACTCTTAAAACCTTATTTTAAGTTAGAAAATGTAATTGATGGTGTTTTTGAAATTGCAAGTCGTTTATATGATTTAAAGTTTGACGAAGTTTCTACAATCGATAAATATCACGAAGACGTAAAAACCTACAATGTAACAGATACTGATGGTAATTTTATATCCGTTTTTTATGCCGATTTTCATCCAAGAAAAGGAAAACGAAATGGTGCTTGGATGACTTCTTATAAAAGCCAACAAGTTAAAAACGGAGTAAACGAAAGACCTCACGTTTCTATTGTTTGTAATTTCACAAAACCAACTCCTACAAAACCATCATTATTAACTTTTAATGAAGTTACTACTTTGTTTCATGAATTTGGCCATGCTTTACATGGAATGTTAGCAAATACAACTTACAATAGTTTGTCTGGAACTTCGGTTTCTTGGGATTTTGTGGAATTACCTAGTCAGGTTTTGGAAAACTGGTGTTACGAAAAAGAAGCATTAGAATTGTTCGCAAAACATTATGAAACTGGAGAAGTTATTCCAATGAAATATGTCGAAAAAATAAAAGAATCTGCCAGTTTTCATGAAGGAATGCAAACGTTAAGACAATTAAGTTTTGGATTATTAGACATGAGCTGGCATTCTCAAAACCCATCAGAAATAAAAACGGTAAAGGACTTTGAAAATGAAGCTTTTGCAAACACAAAATTATATCCTGATGTTCCAGAAAATGTTATGAGCACTGCTTTTTCTCATATTTTTCAAGGAGGATATTCTGCAGGATATTATTCCTATAAATGGGCAGAAGTTTTAGATGCAGATGCATTCGAATATTTCTTAGAAGAAGGAATATTCAACAAAGAAGTAGCAACTAAATTCAAAGAAAATGTACTTTCTAAAGGTGGTACAGAAAAACCAATGATTTTATACAAACGCTTCAGAGGAAAAGAGCCAAAACCAGATGCGCTTTTGAAAAGAGCGGGTTTATTATAG